GCAACCAGGATTTCAGTTTGCAGCCCAGCAGGCTGATCCTGAGGCAAATACAGGGCTAAACGGTCGGCCACATCATTGCGCTCGGCATTGGCCTTGGAGGCATCGATGGCTTGATAGTCAATATCAATACCTGTGACTTTGTCTGCGCCCAGTTTCAGGGCGGCTACGGACAAAATGCCGGAGCCACAACCGAAATCCACCACTTCTTTACCGGCCAAATCTAAGCTGTCGAGCCATTCCAGACACAGGGCAGTGGTTGGATGGGTACCGGTGCCAAAGGCGAGGCCTGGATCCAGAATTACGTTAACAGCTGCTGGATCAGGGATTTCACGCCAGCTTGGGCAAATCCACAACCGGTTACCAAATTTGATTGGGTGGAAGGCATCCATCCATTCGCGTACCCAGTCTTTATCTTCAATCTGTTCAATTTTGTAGGCAAAGTCGTTGGTCATATAAGGCAGGGTTTTCATCTGCTCAACAACCGGCGCCAGATCCATACCAGCATCAAATAAGGCGATAACGACAGTGTCATTCCACAGTGGGGTTTCTCCCAGCTTAGGCTCGAAAATAGGCTCATCCTGACCGT
This region of Shewanella sp. NFH-SH190041 genomic DNA includes:
- the prmA gene encoding 50S ribosomal protein L11 methyltransferase; translated protein: MAWIQLRVHTGKQEAELLSDYLMELGSVSITFEDGQDEPIFEPKLGETPLWNDTVVIALFDAGMDLAPVVEQMKTLPYMTNDFAYKIEQIEDKDWVREWMDAFHPIKFGNRLWICPSWREIPDPAAVNVILDPGLAFGTGTHPTTALCLEWLDSLDLAGKEVVDFGCGSGILSVAALKLGADKVTGIDIDYQAIDASKANAERNDVADRLALYLPQDQPAGLQTEILVANILAGPLRELAPLIAELVKTGGKLALSGLLREQAEEISACYAQWFEMDQPTHKEDWTRLTGVRK